A stretch of Desulfurivibrio alkaliphilus AHT 2 DNA encodes these proteins:
- the istB gene encoding IS21-like element helper ATPase IstB translates to MNPMPELIPMLKQLRLSGILDSLEARNRQAIEEKLAYTDFLAMLVQDEVARRSQRKFAMRVRRANFRNHKTLEEFDFSFNPNINRALIMDLATCRFLEEGANLLVVGPCGTGKSHIAQAIGHCAVRMGYDVLFTTQTKMLGQLHAARATNAYERRLNALAKVDLLIIDDFGLKPLRTPQDEDIHDLIGERYERRSTIITSNLDLNEWGDAFPNKLLGSATIDRIRHGAYSLLLDGKSFRAARPLPKYPKNEVAENVKKGKN, encoded by the coding sequence ATGAACCCCATGCCCGAACTGATCCCCATGCTCAAACAGTTGCGACTCTCCGGCATCCTTGATTCCCTGGAAGCCAGAAACCGCCAGGCCATCGAGGAAAAGCTGGCCTACACCGACTTCCTGGCCATGCTGGTACAGGACGAAGTCGCCCGCCGTTCCCAGCGCAAGTTCGCCATGCGTGTCCGCCGGGCCAACTTCCGTAACCACAAAACCCTGGAGGAGTTCGACTTCTCCTTCAACCCCAACATCAACCGCGCCCTGATCATGGACTTGGCCACCTGCCGTTTCCTGGAAGAGGGCGCCAACCTGCTGGTGGTCGGCCCCTGCGGCACCGGCAAGAGCCATATCGCCCAGGCCATCGGCCACTGCGCGGTCAGAATGGGCTACGATGTGCTCTTCACCACCCAGACCAAGATGCTGGGCCAACTCCACGCCGCCCGCGCCACCAACGCCTATGAACGGCGGCTTAACGCCCTGGCCAAGGTCGACCTGCTGATCATTGACGACTTTGGCCTCAAACCCCTGCGTACCCCCCAGGATGAGGATATCCATGATCTGATTGGAGAACGTTACGAGCGCCGTTCCACCATCATCACCAGCAACCTGGATCTCAACGAGTGGGGCGACGCCTTCCCCAATAAACTGCTGGGCTCGGCCACCATCGACCGCATCCGCCACGGCGCTTACTCCCTGCTCTTGGACGGCAAAAGTTTTCGAGCGGCCAGGCCGCTGCCCAAATACCCCAAAAACGAGGTTGCCGAAAACGTTAAAAAAGGCAAAAATTAA
- a CDS encoding PepSY-associated TM helix domain-containing protein, with amino-acid sequence MSFIFRFIFRVSKTLHKYFGLLLLIYLLPMGLSGLLLNNPGPISSLSVPWAVTPDNYQPRNWNRMYLRAGTIIGDDWFLAGKPGVVHSPDGGRTFTMLDQGFPATPYRRDTLGLLVLPPPPGAETASPQVEGNQGPALELLAATRSGLYHQPPRQPWQAVELPGARGEAVVDIVATDRELVAFTRSGAYRSPLPAHDRPSGAAPSAAKGTYRFTAADLAAAPTTQPRPVPWFRILHDMHNGDIIGPAGKWLLDLVAVALIFLSLSALVIWYVPWRSRWLKKWRRRPGRVFTFCWPWHLKIGVYAMAFLVILGVSGALVRPPLLIALAPYSLSQDHPLLAFSPRSDDFGGNIQKALYLSDSDQILLATQGGFFQGPADFSHPFSPRRVPVPIHGMGVTVLAEMEPGMILVGSFMGLYLWEEASGRTQRLPRPGLVGGNPYMSNDLLSAVVMEQVPAGAGTGQWPRFRVDYHDGLMATDPRDYRRPPPMPAEIGRDTPMSLWHWLFELHNGRIFEKWLGMSYMLIVPIGGVGLLLLSLTGLYDWFYRRKRS; translated from the coding sequence TTGTCTTTTATTTTCCGCTTTATCTTCCGCGTTTCCAAAACCCTGCACAAATACTTCGGCCTGCTGCTGCTGATCTACCTGCTGCCCATGGGCCTCAGCGGCCTGCTGCTCAACAACCCCGGCCCGATCAGCTCGCTGTCGGTGCCCTGGGCCGTTACTCCGGACAACTACCAGCCCCGCAACTGGAACCGCATGTACCTGCGTGCCGGCACCATCATTGGTGATGACTGGTTCCTGGCCGGCAAGCCCGGCGTGGTACACAGTCCCGATGGCGGTCGCACTTTTACCATGCTGGACCAAGGCTTCCCGGCGACCCCTTACCGGCGCGACACCCTGGGGCTGCTGGTCCTGCCGCCGCCCCCCGGTGCCGAAACGGCCTCCCCGCAAGTTGAAGGTAACCAAGGTCCGGCGCTTGAACTGCTGGCCGCCACCCGCTCCGGCCTTTACCACCAGCCGCCACGGCAACCCTGGCAAGCAGTGGAATTGCCGGGGGCCCGGGGCGAGGCGGTGGTTGATATCGTGGCCACCGACCGGGAGCTGGTGGCCTTTACTCGCTCGGGTGCCTATCGCAGCCCCCTGCCGGCCCACGACCGTCCGTCCGGGGCGGCCCCAAGCGCCGCAAAGGGCACCTACCGCTTCACCGCCGCCGACCTGGCGGCGGCCCCGACCACCCAACCGCGACCGGTACCCTGGTTCCGGATTCTGCACGATATGCACAACGGCGACATCATCGGCCCGGCGGGCAAATGGCTGCTGGATCTGGTGGCGGTGGCCCTGATTTTTCTCAGCCTCAGCGCCCTGGTGATCTGGTACGTGCCCTGGCGCAGCCGCTGGCTGAAAAAATGGCGACGCCGACCGGGTCGGGTTTTTACCTTTTGCTGGCCCTGGCACTTAAAGATCGGCGTTTACGCCATGGCTTTCCTGGTTATCCTGGGGGTCAGCGGGGCGCTGGTACGGCCGCCGCTGCTCATCGCCCTGGCACCCTATTCGTTGAGCCAGGACCACCCCCTGCTGGCCTTTTCCCCCCGCAGCGACGACTTTGGCGGCAATATCCAAAAGGCCCTCTACCTGAGCGACAGCGACCAGATATTACTGGCCACCCAGGGCGGCTTCTTCCAGGGCCCGGCCGACTTCAGCCACCCTTTTTCGCCCCGGCGGGTGCCGGTGCCGATTCACGGCATGGGGGTGACGGTTTTAGCAGAAATGGAGCCGGGGATGATTCTGGTGGGCTCCTTCATGGGGCTCTATCTCTGGGAAGAGGCCAGCGGCCGCACCCAACGGCTGCCCCGGCCCGGGCTTGTGGGCGGCAACCCATACATGAGCAACGACCTGCTCAGCGCCGTGGTCATGGAACAGGTCCCGGCCGGGGCCGGAACCGGCCAATGGCCCCGCTTCCGCGTGGATTACCACGACGGCCTGATGGCCACCGACCCCCGCGACTATCGCCGGCCGCCGCCCATGCCCGCCGAAATCGGCCGCGACACCCCGATGTCGCTGTGGCACTGGCTTTTTGAGTTGCACAACGGCCGCATCTTCGAAAAATGGCTGGGGATGAGCTACATGCTGATCGTTCCCATCGGCGGCGTCGGCCTGCTGCTGCTCTCGCTCACCGGCCTGTACGACTGGTTTTACCGCCGCAAGAGGAGTTAA
- a CDS encoding DUF4390 domain-containing protein, with translation MRIFPGLLCWLAVIILLLPGPSVANEGRIDEMVVTNSDREVLLYFQVRDFMTPEMEEGVKSGLPLTMIFLVELHRQRWGWRDRKLVELEFTHVLSYDSLKDEYRVTREEEEGRVVSTASLAEARRLLGRVSGLAVLPLSELEPDQTYSLSAKARLAEKSRPPLLGRLLPFRRLWSFETDWHSVEFYY, from the coding sequence GTGCGTATTTTCCCGGGCCTGCTGTGCTGGCTGGCCGTTATTATATTGCTGCTGCCCGGACCGTCGGTTGCCAACGAGGGGCGGATCGACGAGATGGTGGTGACCAACTCCGACCGGGAGGTGCTGCTTTACTTTCAGGTGCGCGACTTCATGACCCCGGAAATGGAAGAGGGGGTCAAAAGCGGCCTGCCGCTGACCATGATCTTCCTGGTCGAATTGCACCGGCAACGCTGGGGCTGGCGAGACAGGAAGCTGGTGGAGCTGGAGTTTACCCATGTCTTAAGCTACGACAGCCTGAAGGATGAATATCGGGTAACCAGGGAAGAAGAGGAGGGCAGGGTGGTCTCCACCGCTTCCTTGGCCGAGGCCCGGCGGCTGCTGGGGCGGGTCAGTGGGCTTGCGGTGCTGCCCCTTTCGGAGCTGGAGCCCGACCAGACCTACTCCCTGAGCGCCAAGGCCAGGCTGGCGGAGAAAAGCCGCCCGCCGCTGCTGGGGCGCCTGTTGCCTTTTCGCCGCCTGTGGAGCTTTGAAACCGACTGGCACAGTGTAGAGTTTTATTACTGA
- the istA gene encoding IS21 family transposase, translating to MFQYRQVLTQMRSVQSDRQIAKAKLMGRRKAAQLRALAQQQGWLDPAQELPDDAELAKVLALPAPGESAVPMLLPYQEQLKTWQAAGINGTTMYQALVREHGFTGSYSSVRRFLKTLKEDNPQATVMLDFAPGEAAQVDFGSGPKLLDSQTGKPFSTWVFVMTLAFSRHQYAEIVRDQKVATWLGCHRRAFEFFGGVPAKVMIDNLKAGIIKACWHDPAVNRSYAEFAEGYGFLISPCPPRQPQMKGRVESGVKYVKNNFLPLREFRSLVDANRQLKEWVLATAGNRSHGTTKQKPLVMFAEAEKAFLKPLPAVAPELAVWAEHKLHGNCHLQFDKAYYSAPFKLVHKKLWVKATETTVKIYHQHQQVAVHPRCARPGQKATCVDHLPPDAVAYLMRDPQWCLKQAGEIGPRCHHLVKRLLSHRVVDHLRAAQGVLRLAGKYGPERLEAACHRALIYDSPQYITVKTILGKGLDQQPPETEPVAAGVAYRGQGRFQRQQLFH from the coding sequence ATGTTTCAATACCGTCAAGTTCTTACCCAAATGCGGTCGGTTCAATCCGACCGCCAGATCGCCAAGGCTAAGCTGATGGGCCGCCGCAAGGCCGCGCAGTTACGGGCCTTGGCTCAGCAGCAGGGCTGGCTCGATCCCGCCCAAGAGTTGCCGGATGATGCCGAGCTGGCCAAGGTGCTCGCGCTGCCGGCCCCGGGCGAATCGGCGGTGCCGATGCTGCTGCCGTACCAGGAGCAGCTCAAGACCTGGCAGGCGGCCGGGATCAACGGCACCACCATGTACCAGGCCCTGGTGCGTGAGCATGGCTTTACCGGCAGCTACTCCTCGGTCAGACGTTTTCTTAAGACCCTCAAAGAGGACAACCCTCAAGCCACGGTAATGCTGGACTTTGCTCCCGGCGAAGCGGCCCAGGTGGACTTCGGTTCCGGCCCCAAGCTGCTTGATTCCCAGACCGGCAAGCCGTTTTCCACCTGGGTGTTCGTCATGACCCTGGCCTTCAGCCGGCACCAGTACGCCGAGATCGTCCGCGACCAGAAGGTGGCGACCTGGCTGGGTTGTCACCGCCGGGCCTTCGAGTTCTTCGGCGGGGTGCCGGCCAAGGTGATGATCGACAACCTCAAGGCCGGGATCATCAAGGCCTGCTGGCACGATCCGGCGGTGAACCGTTCCTACGCCGAGTTTGCCGAAGGTTACGGCTTTCTGATCTCGCCCTGCCCGCCGCGCCAACCCCAGATGAAGGGGCGGGTGGAATCCGGCGTCAAATACGTCAAAAACAACTTCCTGCCCTTGCGCGAGTTCCGTAGCTTGGTCGACGCCAATCGTCAGCTTAAGGAGTGGGTGCTGGCAACGGCCGGCAACCGTAGCCACGGCACCACCAAGCAAAAGCCGCTGGTCATGTTCGCCGAGGCGGAGAAGGCTTTTCTTAAACCTTTGCCCGCCGTGGCCCCGGAGTTGGCGGTTTGGGCCGAGCACAAGCTGCACGGCAACTGCCATCTCCAGTTCGACAAAGCCTACTACTCCGCCCCCTTCAAGCTGGTGCACAAAAAGCTGTGGGTCAAGGCGACGGAAACCACCGTCAAGATCTACCACCAGCATCAACAGGTGGCGGTCCATCCCCGCTGTGCCCGACCCGGCCAGAAGGCCACCTGTGTCGACCACCTACCACCGGACGCCGTCGCCTACCTGATGCGCGATCCCCAGTGGTGCCTCAAACAGGCCGGTGAGATCGGTCCCCGCTGCCACCACCTGGTCAAGCGGCTGTTGAGCCACCGGGTGGTTGATCATCTCCGGGCGGCCCAGGGGGTGCTCCGGTTGGCCGGCAAATACGGCCCGGAGCGGCTGGAAGCCGCCTGTCACCGGGCGCTGATCTACGACAGCCCCCAATACATCACGGTCAAAACCATCCTCGGCAAGGGGCTTGACCAACAGCCCCCGGAAACGGAACCGGTGGCGGCCGGCGTGGCCTACCGCGGCCAGGGCCGCTTCCAGCGCCAACAACTTTTTCACTGA
- a CDS encoding AAA family ATPase, giving the protein MHKRKLYLDKISPFIDKPLIKVVSGLRRCGKSTFIKMVMERLAEKKVPPRNIVHINMELVEFEFITDHRELYRFVKGRLPAGGGRKYLFIDEVQEIPGWEKAVGSLIVVASPAPRRLPIT; this is encoded by the coding sequence ATGCATAAAAGGAAGCTCTATCTTGATAAAATATCGCCGTTTATTGACAAGCCGCTAATTAAGGTCGTGTCCGGGTTGCGCCGGTGCGGGAAGAGCACCTTCATCAAAATGGTGATGGAACGACTTGCTGAAAAAAAGGTACCGCCGCGAAATATTGTCCATATCAACATGGAGCTGGTGGAGTTTGAGTTTATCACCGATCATCGGGAACTTTACCGGTTTGTGAAGGGGCGTTTGCCGGCGGGCGGCGGTCGGAAATACCTGTTTATCGACGAGGTGCAGGAGATTCCGGGCTGGGAAAAGGCGGTGGGTTCGCTAATTGTGGTAGCATCACCAGCGCCAAGAAGATTGCCGATTACCTGA
- the hflX gene encoding GTPase HflX, protein MLERLGRRRLDPDHIMTPEMARPMSELSREIGRQLGLIIDRSGQVELLLVGDHRSIMIPALPQNRVAGARLRGLRCLHTHLGGEKLTQDDFMDLLFLRLDLMSALEVDNQGRPGKLHSAHLNPRAMGERDPGAAAGAAKAEVKPWILLPPQQVSRQPDNLRELISSLEAEFSRLRPVREVDKGRDRAILVSVSSVPRAVAEESMAELKELAASAGVMVLAEVIQRRDKINPRLILGRGKLGEIMLQALQLNANLLIFDQELNPSQVRSITDHTEMRVIDRTQLILDIFARRALSREGRLQIEMAQLKYLLPRLGTRDDALSRLTGGIGGRGPGETRLEIDRRRTRDRLNTLAAKLKAVSKERYRRRERRRKKEIPVLSLVGYTNAGKSTLLNALTGSDILAEDKLFATLDPTSRRLRFPEEMEVIITDTVGFIRHLPAELLQAFKATLEELGEADVLIHVVDISNPRFTEHIKVVEELLRELELDLLPRLTVFNKVDLLPDHEWVAAEAARYDAVVVSALAPETLPPLLERARQAILKNW, encoded by the coding sequence ATGCTGGAACGCTTGGGGCGGCGCCGGCTGGATCCCGACCATATCATGACTCCGGAGATGGCTCGCCCCATGAGCGAACTTTCCCGGGAAATCGGGCGGCAACTGGGCCTGATCATCGACCGCTCGGGTCAGGTGGAACTGCTGCTGGTGGGGGATCACCGCTCCATCATGATCCCGGCCCTGCCCCAGAACCGGGTCGCCGGCGCCCGTCTGCGGGGGTTGCGCTGCCTGCACACCCACTTGGGCGGCGAAAAGCTCACCCAGGACGACTTCATGGACCTGCTCTTCCTGCGCCTGGACCTGATGAGCGCGCTGGAGGTCGATAACCAAGGGCGTCCCGGTAAATTGCACAGTGCCCACCTCAACCCCAGGGCCATGGGCGAACGGGATCCCGGTGCCGCCGCAGGAGCTGCCAAGGCAGAGGTCAAACCCTGGATTCTGCTCCCGCCCCAACAGGTTTCTCGGCAGCCGGACAACCTGCGGGAGCTGATCTCTTCCCTGGAGGCGGAGTTCAGCCGCCTGCGGCCGGTGCGCGAGGTGGATAAAGGGCGGGACCGGGCCATCCTGGTCAGTGTCAGCAGCGTCCCGCGGGCGGTGGCCGAGGAGTCCATGGCGGAACTTAAGGAATTGGCCGCCTCCGCCGGCGTTATGGTGCTGGCCGAGGTGATCCAGCGCCGCGACAAGATAAATCCCCGCCTGATTCTGGGCCGGGGCAAACTGGGAGAGATCATGCTGCAGGCCCTGCAGCTTAATGCCAACCTGCTGATCTTCGACCAGGAGCTTAATCCCTCCCAGGTACGTTCCATCACCGATCATACGGAAATGCGGGTCATCGACCGCACCCAGTTGATTCTCGATATCTTTGCCCGCCGGGCCCTGAGCCGGGAGGGGCGGTTGCAGATCGAAATGGCCCAGCTCAAATATCTGCTGCCCCGGCTGGGCACCCGCGACGACGCCCTTTCCCGGCTTACCGGCGGCATCGGCGGCCGGGGACCCGGCGAAACCAGGCTGGAAATCGACCGCCGCCGCACCCGCGACCGGCTCAATACGCTGGCTGCCAAGCTCAAGGCGGTGAGTAAGGAGCGTTACCGCCGCCGGGAGCGTCGGCGCAAAAAAGAGATTCCGGTCCTCTCTTTAGTGGGTTATACCAACGCCGGCAAGTCCACGCTGTTAAACGCCCTTACCGGCAGCGACATTCTGGCCGAAGACAAGCTTTTCGCCACCCTGGATCCCACCAGCCGTCGCCTGCGCTTCCCCGAAGAGATGGAGGTGATCATCACCGATACGGTGGGCTTTATCCGCCACCTGCCGGCGGAGCTGCTGCAGGCCTTCAAGGCCACCCTGGAAGAACTGGGCGAGGCCGATGTGCTGATCCACGTGGTGGATATCAGCAACCCTCGCTTTACCGAGCATATCAAGGTGGTGGAGGAGTTGCTGCGGGAATTGGAGCTGGATTTACTGCCCCGCCTTACGGTCTTCAATAAGGTTGACCTGTTGCCGGATCATGAGTGGGTGGCCGCCGAGGCGGCCCGTTACGACGCGGTGGTGGTCAGCGCCCTGGCTCCGGAAACCCTGCCGCCGCTGCTGGAAAGGGCGCGTCAGGCAATACTGAAAAACTGGTAA
- the cooS gene encoding anaerobic carbon-monoxide dehydrogenase catalytic subunit, protein MAEKNKKSIEEKSLWEDARAMLRKAEQDGVETAWDRLEQQTPHCKFCELGTSCRNCVMGPCRITAKMPRGVCGADADVVVARNFGRFIAGGSAGHSDHGRDLIEVLEAIVEGETKDYQIKDEAKLRRIAGELGVADAGGGALAAVARAVMEILYADFGSRKKEVAFLGRVPEKRRAIWQSLGMTPRGVDREIAEMMHRTHMGCDNDAASTLIHAARTALADGWAGSMIGTELSDVIFGTPSPKKSTVNLGVINQEQVNILVHGHNPVVSEMIVAAANDPEMLARAEAAGAGGINVAGLCCTGNEILARRGIPMAGNHLMTELAVVTGAVEAVVVDYQCIMPSLLQAAGCYHTQFITTANKARFSGAVHFDIKPATALAQAKEIVQLAIDGFSKRDPQRVEIPSQPVEIMTGFSNEAILNALGGSLTPLLEAIKAGKIRGVVGIVGCNNPKFQQDSGNIGLTKALIQRDILVLVTGCVTTAAGKAGLLLPQAIDQAGPGLQEICGALGIPPVVHFGSCVDNSRIIHLCALIAEELGVDISDLPVAASSPEWYSEKAAAIGLYAVASGIYTHLGLPPNILGSPAVTDLALNGLESLVGASFVVEPDPDKAADLLEARIVSKRKALGLPK, encoded by the coding sequence ATGGCGGAGAAAAACAAAAAATCCATCGAAGAGAAATCGCTGTGGGAAGATGCCCGGGCCATGCTGCGCAAGGCCGAGCAGGACGGGGTGGAAACGGCCTGGGACCGGCTGGAACAGCAGACCCCCCACTGCAAATTCTGCGAGTTGGGCACCAGTTGCCGCAACTGCGTGATGGGCCCCTGCCGGATCACCGCCAAAATGCCCCGCGGGGTCTGCGGCGCCGATGCCGACGTGGTGGTGGCCCGCAACTTCGGCCGCTTTATCGCCGGCGGTTCCGCGGGTCATTCCGACCATGGCCGCGATTTAATCGAAGTACTGGAGGCCATTGTTGAAGGGGAAACCAAGGACTATCAAATAAAGGACGAAGCCAAGCTGCGCCGTATTGCCGGCGAGCTGGGGGTGGCCGATGCCGGCGGCGGTGCGCTGGCGGCCGTGGCCCGGGCGGTGATGGAGATTCTCTATGCCGACTTCGGCAGCCGCAAAAAGGAGGTGGCCTTCCTCGGCCGGGTGCCGGAAAAGCGGCGGGCCATCTGGCAATCCCTGGGCATGACCCCGCGGGGGGTGGACCGGGAGATCGCCGAGATGATGCACCGCACCCACATGGGCTGCGACAACGATGCCGCCAGCACCCTGATCCACGCCGCCCGCACCGCCCTGGCCGACGGCTGGGCCGGCTCGATGATCGGCACCGAGCTTTCCGACGTGATCTTCGGCACCCCCAGCCCCAAAAAATCCACCGTCAACCTGGGGGTAATCAACCAGGAGCAGGTCAACATCCTGGTGCACGGCCACAACCCGGTGGTCAGCGAGATGATCGTGGCCGCCGCCAACGACCCGGAAATGCTGGCCCGGGCTGAAGCCGCCGGCGCCGGCGGGATCAATGTCGCCGGCCTGTGCTGCACCGGCAATGAGATCCTGGCCCGCCGGGGCATTCCCATGGCCGGCAACCACCTGATGACCGAACTGGCCGTGGTCACCGGCGCCGTGGAAGCGGTGGTGGTGGACTACCAGTGCATCATGCCCAGCCTGCTCCAGGCCGCCGGCTGTTACCACACCCAATTTATTACCACCGCCAACAAGGCCAGGTTCAGCGGCGCGGTGCATTTCGACATCAAGCCGGCCACCGCCCTGGCCCAGGCCAAGGAAATCGTGCAATTGGCCATCGATGGCTTCTCAAAAAGGGATCCCCAGCGGGTGGAAATCCCCAGTCAGCCGGTGGAGATCATGACCGGATTCAGCAACGAGGCCATCCTGAACGCTTTAGGCGGCAGCCTGACGCCGCTGCTGGAGGCGATCAAGGCCGGCAAGATTCGCGGGGTGGTGGGGATCGTCGGTTGCAACAACCCCAAATTTCAGCAGGACTCCGGCAATATCGGCCTTACCAAGGCCCTGATCCAGCGCGACATCCTGGTGCTGGTCACCGGCTGCGTGACCACCGCCGCCGGCAAGGCGGGGCTGCTGCTGCCCCAAGCCATCGACCAGGCCGGGCCGGGATTGCAAGAGATCTGCGGTGCTTTAGGGATCCCGCCGGTGGTCCATTTCGGCAGTTGCGTGGATAACTCCCGTATCATCCACCTCTGCGCCCTGATCGCCGAAGAGTTGGGAGTGGACATCTCAGATTTGCCGGTGGCCGCCTCCTCGCCCGAGTGGTACTCGGAGAAAGCCGCCGCCATCGGTCTTTATGCCGTGGCCAGCGGGATCTACACCCACCTCGGCCTGCCGCCCAACATCCTGGGTTCTCCGGCAGTGACCGATCTGGCCTTGAACGGCCTGGAATCGCTGGTGGGCGCAAGCTTCGTGGTGGAGCCGGACCCGGACAAAGCCGCCGACCTGCTGGAGGCACGTATTGTCAGCAAGCGTAAAGCTCTGGGGCTGCCAAAGTGA
- a CDS encoding RHS repeat protein, with protein sequence MTNTPHQACLDAPAATRYAYNLDGELTQITRPDGQTLALGYSGCCGKLDYLDLPHGRIDYAYHPATGRLSGITTPENNTLAFTYDGFLPLTQSWSGEINGSVDRGYDNNFQLQSLSVNGQAITYSYDSDGLPIQAGDLTLARDPANGFLTGTSLAGVATTQAYNGFGEMTAFSASHDATELFSTSFSRDQRGRISEKTETIAGITTHYVYHYDQAGRLIQVNKDGGTAATYTYDDNGNRLQHSAGGTTITGSYDAQDRMTAYGNATYQYTANGELLKKTQGAQTTRYTYDVC encoded by the coding sequence ATGACAAACACGCCTCACCAAGCCTGCTTAGACGCACCAGCCGCCACCCGTTACGCCTACAACCTCGACGGCGAGTTGACTCAAATCACCCGCCCCGACGGTCAGACCCTGGCTCTGGGCTATTCAGGCTGCTGCGGCAAGCTCGATTACCTCGACCTGCCCCACGGCCGGATCGATTACGCCTACCACCCCGCAACCGGCCGGCTCAGCGGGATCACCACCCCGGAAAACAACACCCTGGCCTTCACTTACGACGGCTTCCTGCCGCTGACCCAGTCCTGGTCCGGCGAGATCAACGGCAGCGTGGACCGGGGCTACGATAACAACTTCCAGCTCCAGTCCCTGAGCGTAAACGGCCAGGCCATCACCTACAGCTACGACAGCGACGGCCTGCCCATCCAGGCGGGCGATCTCACTCTGGCGCGCGACCCCGCCAACGGCTTTCTCACCGGCACCAGCCTGGCCGGGGTAGCCACCACCCAAGCCTACAACGGTTTCGGCGAAATGACCGCCTTCAGCGCCTCGCATGACGCCACCGAGCTGTTCAGCACCAGCTTCAGCCGGGACCAGCGCGGCCGGATCAGCGAAAAGACCGAAACCATCGCCGGCATCACCACCCACTACGTCTACCATTACGACCAGGCCGGCCGCCTGATCCAGGTAAACAAAGACGGCGGCACCGCCGCCACCTACACTTACGATGACAACGGCAACCGCCTGCAGCACAGCGCCGGCGGCACCACCATCACCGGCAGCTACGACGCCCAGGACCGGATGACCGCCTACGGCAACGCCACTTACCAGTACACCGCCAACGGCGAACTGCTCAAGAAAACCCAAGGCGCCCAGACAACCAGATACACCTACGACGTCTGTTAA
- a CDS encoding RHS repeat-associated core domain-containing protein has translation MIINNVLGNLKTVNLPDGRNIEYIIDGGNRRIGKKIDGALVQGFLYQDQLNPVAELDANGQVISRFIYAARANVPDYLIKNGTTYRIIADHLGSPRLVVNTATGEIAQRIDYDEFGNVLQDTNPGFQPFGFAGGLHDRDTNLTRFGARDYDPQTGRWTAKDPILFAGGDTNLYGYVLNDPINWIDPEGLWYIDLNLTGSARGSLGPGGTIGLQIGASGINFYYGFGLGMGAGVSATLNLGEMTNCSSVDVGVTFSGGYPVLGVPIGAHGNISTDVEGNITPDFGVGLGLGFGVAAGVTHTIPVLRW, from the coding sequence GTGATCATTAACAACGTCCTCGGCAACCTCAAGACCGTAAATCTGCCCGACGGCCGCAATATCGAATACATCATCGACGGCGGCAACCGCCGGATCGGCAAAAAGATCGACGGCGCCCTGGTCCAGGGCTTCCTCTACCAGGATCAGCTCAACCCGGTGGCCGAACTCGACGCCAACGGCCAGGTAATCAGCCGCTTCATCTACGCCGCCCGGGCCAACGTCCCCGACTACCTGATCAAAAACGGCACCACCTACCGGATCATCGCCGATCACCTCGGCAGCCCCCGGCTGGTGGTCAACACCGCCACCGGTGAAATTGCCCAAAGAATCGATTATGATGAATTCGGCAACGTCCTCCAGGACACCAACCCCGGCTTCCAGCCCTTCGGTTTCGCCGGCGGCCTCCACGACCGGGACACCAACCTGACCCGCTTCGGCGCCCGCGACTACGACCCCCAAACCGGCCGCTGGACCGCCAAGGACCCAATCCTGTTCGCCGGCGGGGATACCAACCTGTACGGCTATGTCCTTAATGATCCGATTAATTGGATTGATCCGGAGGGACTCTGGTACATTGATCTGAATTTGACAGGATCAGCTAGAGGATCTCTTGGACCAGGTGGTACAATAGGACTCCAAATAGGAGCTTCTGGAATAAATTTTTATTACGGATTTGGTCTGGGAATGGGCGCTGGAGTCTCTGCAACGTTAAATTTAGGAGAGATGACCAATTGTAGCAGTGTGGATGTCGGGGTTACTTTCTCAGGTGGTTACCCCGTGTTAGGTGTGCCGATTGGAGCCCACGGAAATATATCTACCGATGTGGAGGGTAATATAACCCCTGACTTTGGCGTCGGTTTAGGATTAGGCTTTGGAGTTGCTGCCGGCGTGACACATACAATTCCTGTTTTGAGATGGTAA